The segment GCCATAGCCGGTACCGTTGGTAGCGGTGACGAAGTAGTCAACCATACCGTCAAGAAGCTTACCCTTCAGGCCGAAACCGAGGTCAGCGGAGGTGTCGAACTTGTACTGATCAGACATTACCTTGGCAACATAACGGTGTTTCCAGAGGCTCTGTTCATAGTCGATCCACGGGGTATGAGACTGACCGATACGCAGTACAGCGGCTTTACCAGCCAGCTTGCCCTCTACATAGGCGTATTTCAGATAGATATTCTGCTGTTTACCAAGTGTGCCCTCATGGCCCACATCTGTGGTGAAACGCATCATCCAGTCTTCGTTCATCTGGTACTTGGCGGTGAAGTAGGCGCGATCGACAGCCATGCCAGTGGTTTTGGTCTTAACGCTGTTACCGGCAGTGATGCGGTCATCAGTCTGCTGAAAGGTGTTGAGGTAAAACAGTGCTTCGAGTTTAAGTTTGCTTTCACCATCGTCGTAAACATTCACACCGCCAGCGATTGCCGGCGTTGCGAAGGCTACCATTGCAGCTGCTGCGACTGTTTTGATTGATGCTTTCAAGTTGATCTCCTGTTGATCTGTAAGTCCCTGAATTTGGGTTGCGGCGAACGTTAGGAGGTCATTATGTCATCAGTATGTCATTGCTGTGACAGCAATATGACATGCTCTGTCTGTTGTTTTGCAGGCAAAAAAAAGGCCCGCACATTGTGCGGGCCTTTTGATTGTGTCGCTATGTTTAAGCTTACAGGGCAACCTGAGTGAAGAGACCAAAACGGGTGTCTTTGTTGATGTCGGTTGAAACACCATTCACGTTTTTCAGTTTGGTTGAGTCAGCCACCAGTGCGAAGGTCACACCCTTGGTTACAGTGTATTCAATACCACCCATGTAGCGGGCCAGTTTCTCTTTGGTCGCTGCATTGTTGAGTTTGGTGTTCATGTTTTCATAACGGGCAAATGCACCGAAACCACCGCCGAACTTGGCCCAGCCCCAGACTGCAAAGGCGTTGTTTTTAGCCACATCACCGGCTACAGCAGTAATGTATCCACTTCTGACATTACCGCCATGGCGAACTGATCCAGTTGCATCCACTGCTTTATCCTTGTTGCGGATATAGTTGCCACCGAGACGGAAATCATCAGTACCGTATGAGAGCATCGCCTGCATCAGCTGTGATTTTACACCCTGAACGGTAGAGGTCTTGGTACCACGTTTACCATCGCGGAACTGGAAGTCCAAAGTCAGTCCTTTAACAGGGTAGAGGCCGATGCGGGCATTGAGATCAACTGAGTTGGCGCGAGCAGCATTGCCGTAACCAGTACCGTTGGTTTCAGTCACGAAGTATTTAACCATGCCATCAGCCAGTGAGCCTTTCAGGCCAAAACCGAGATCAAATGAGTCATCAAATTTATATTTATCGGTGAATACCTGAGATGCATAACGGTGTTTCCAGAGGCCCTGCTCATAATCGATCCATGGGGTGTGTGACTGACCGACGCGCAGAACCAGTGCATCACCGGCCAGTTTACCTTCAAGGTATGCGGCTTTGAGGAATACGTTCTGTTTCTTGCCTGCCAGAGACGGGTCGTTACCGGCATCGAGGGTGATGCGCATCATCCAGTCGTCGTTCATGAAATATTTGGCGGTGAAGTAGGCGCGATCAACAGCCATACCCACAGTTTTGGTGGTTGTAGTCGTTGCAGCGGTGATGGTCTGTGCTTTCTGGCTGTATGTGTTGAGGAACAGCAGTGCTTCGAGTTTGAGTTTGCTATCGCCCTCTTCAGCTACAGTAACGCCGCCGGCAAAGGCGGGTGTTGCAACGGCCATGATGGCAGCGGTTGCGATAGATTTCATAGTCGTTTTCAATTGATACTCTCCCATGCATGGTCATGCATTTTTTCTCCCTACTCGGAGTTGCACGGCATCCTATTCTGCAATTGTGACAATTCAATGACATTTAAGACATTGGCGTGACATCTGTCCGTGTCATGTCGATGTCACAATCTCAATTCATATTGGCCGCACTTAAACGATAAGAGAGAAGAGGAGTGTGAATGAGCACACAGCCGTTAGACCATGCCTTTGAGGCATCTATTAAATCGAACTCGCAGTATCGCAGATTCTCTGCTCTGCCACTCTGTGCCGATCTCTCCGATGATGAGAGCATGCAACTTTTTTCATCTCTGGAATCACGCCTCATCAGCGCAGGATCTGTTGTTTATGAGGCAGAGAGCCTTTCCGATCAGACGATCTACCTGATTACGGATGGTTGTGCTTCTGTCTCCAGACCAGGCCACAATATCTATGCGCAGTTGCATGCGGGAGATCACTTTGGTCTCTACTCCTTTCTGGATGACGAGCGGCAACATGCTGCGACGATTAAAGCGGTAACCGATCTGGAGCTGTTAACGATCAATCGCGTCTACTTTGATCTTATTACTCTGGAAGAGCCGCAGCTGGGTAATCAGATACTGCGATTTATGTTTCATCTGCTCTCCGGCAGGACACTTGAAGTGAGGTGTGAATATGCATCGATGCATGAATTTGAGACAGCTGGTGATGACTGATGCTTGAGCTTGACGACGACTCCTTTCAGTATCACGAGATAATGAGTGACAAAGAGAAATATAAGAGCGGTGCAGACATCCTGATTGTTGAGGATGATGAGTCGATTGCACGGCTGATTAATCTGCATCTGCAGGCGGCCGGTTACTCTACCTACTGCTGTGGCGATGGTGACAGCGCACTGGAGTGTATCCGTGACGGCAGTTGGCGTCTGGTGGTGCTGGATCGTATGCTGCCCGGAGTCAGTGGTATGAAGGTGTTGCGTAAGATTCGCAAATCATCAACCCATGCCAATGTGCCTGTACTTATGGTCACGGCGCTGAGTCAGGCCAGTGAGCGTGTGCATGGCCTTAATGAGGGGGCAGACGACTACCTTGCCAAGCCGTTTGAACCTGCTGAGCTGGTGGCGCGAGTCAAAGCACTGCTCAGACGTAACCGTTTTGTTGAGAAAGGCACAGCAGTGACAAATCCTATTCAGCTTGATCCTGAGTCGCCCGTTGTTTTTGAGGGTGATCAGCGTGTTGAGTTGCGTCCGCTTGAATACAAACTACTCAAGATTCTTATGGAAAAACCGGGTAAAACCCGCAGTCGCGAATATCTGCTCGATCATGTCTGGGGCAGGGATGTCTTTGTTGAGGCGCGTACGGTAGATGTGACTGTCAAACGTCTGCGTAAAGCGCTGAAACAGATTGGCCGCAAAAAATGTGTCGAGACTGTGCGCAGCATGGGTTATCGCTTTATTGCACCTGTTGAATGACTGCCGGACTGATACTGCTGATTATCGGCATGGTGTCGATCTGGGTTGTCTCTGCTCAGCGCACGCGCAAGGAGCTGGAAGAGGCCCATGCTGAACTTGATCTATTACGTGAAACATCCGGGGGGCTGAAAGAGACACTGGAAATCCGCGGCAGGCGTCTGGATGTGCTGCTCTCATCAGTAAGTGAAGCGGTGATGCGGGTTGATAGTCTTGGCCGAGTCACCTCTGCCAATCAGAGGGCTGCCGAGCTGTTTAAAATGGCGACAGGTCCGGAACTTCCGCAGTCGATGCTGGTCTTTATTCGTGATCCCGACTGGTATCGCGCTTTTTCAACGGCTCTGAAAACACAAGCCAATGATCTGCATCTGCCGGATATTGAGGTGGCAGATCGTGTGCTGGCCCCCCGGCTCGCATTCCTTGGCAAAGATCAGGCACTGCTGCTCTGTATGGATGTGACCGAAAGAGACAAGCAGGAGCGGCAGCAGCGGCAGTTCCTCTCCAATCTGAAACATGATCTGAAAACACCACTGACCTCACTGCTCGGTTATGCTCGCAGCCTTGAGAGTTTCGGCCATGATCCCGAGTTCAGGGCAGAGGCTGCCAAAGTGATCGCTGATGAGGCAAAACATGTGAATCAGCTGCTCGATTCACTGCTGACACTCGATCAGATCGAATTTGCCCACCGCCATGACATTATCGCGTCTGATCCACTGGATGTATTTCAGAAAGTGAAAGATGTACTGGTGCCACGCCTGCTGGCCAAAGGACTCTCTATTGAATTGACACACTGCGGTGAGATGGGAGATCTGCTGATTGCCGAGCACGATTTTGAGCGTGTGTTGCTTAATATTCTTGAGAATGCACAGCGATACTCACCTGATGATGGCTTGATCCGGGTTGATATGAAGATGGACGGGGCGCTGGCCGAGATTGTCGTTGAGGATCAGGGGCCGGGTATTCCCGAGAAGGATTTAGCGAAGGTAACAGAGCGCTTCTACCGCGTTGATCAGGCGCGCAGACGCAGAAAAGATGGTGGTCACGGCCTTGGTCTGGCGATCGTCAAAGAGATGCTGGAGGTGCATGATGGTAGCCTTGAGCTTGCTAATCTTACGCCCAGGGGCCTCTCCGCGAAGATAACTTTGCCGACTGAAATAGATGATGCTTCTGAATAGTCAGGCTGTGTTAACAACCCTGTTGCGGCCACCCTCTTTAGCGCGGTACATTGCATCATCCACCTTCAGCAGCATCTGATCGATCTCCTCCTGCATGGAGGTGTACACGCCGATACTGACCGTGTAGAGCACTGTTTTATCTCCAGCTACTACACAGTGGCATGACTCCATGCTTTTGCGGATGCGCTCAGCTACCTCAACCGCAGAGTGAGTTTCGGTATTGGGCATCACCACGAGAAACTCTTCGCCACCATAACGCACGAGCATGTCGTAGCTACGGGTCTCCTGCAGCATATGCTCAACCATCTGCTGCAGTACCCGATCACCGATGGCATGACCGTAGCTGTCGTTGATCTCTTTGAAGTGGTCGATATCAACCATCAAAACGCTGGTCGGTGAATTATCACGATTGGCCCGATCCATGATTCTGGGCATCTCCAGGATGAAATGTTGTCGGTTATTCGCGCCGGTCAATGGATCGGTGCGGCGTGAAAGATCGAGCTCTTCGGCTTTTTCACGCAGAGCAAGCTGCTGTCGGAGAATCCGTTTTTTTGTCGTTGCCAGAGAGTGGCCGAGTATGCCGATCTCATCATTTCGCCCGTTTTCGGGCAGCAGCTCATCATCTTCGCTCTCCAGTCCCTTGGAGAAGGCGATGATCCTGTTCACCGGTGTGGAGACCAGCCTGCGTATGGTCACTGTCAGGGCAAGAGCGACAACAAGGTAGATAGCAATGGCGTAAGCGATAATCACAACCTGTTTCCCCTCGGCATGGGCAAGCTCCTCCTGCATCGGAATCTCGATGCTGATACCGCCGCGCACATCACCCAGCTTATGGCCCTGAAAGCCGTGGCAGGTCAGGCAGCTCTCTTCACTCTTAAGCGCTCTCATATAACGGAAGTAGGGATTGCCGCCATTGAGGAATGATTTGAACACTTTGCTGTTACCGGCCTCAAAGGCGCGCAGGGCTCGCCTCTCAAAATCATCCGGCGCATTCTTAGGGTTGATCGGACTCAGGCTGGAGAGATGAAAGATCGTTTTATGCTCTTTCTTTGACTGCTCGGCTATCTCCATGGCCATCAATTCGGGGTTTTTCAGGATCAGTTTCCGGCCTCTGCTGTCGGTGATCTCCGGTTCGACAGGCCGCTTTTTGTTGCTGGCGGGGCGTACCTTGTAGAGGTAGGGGTTGGCTTCCATGTCCGGTTGTTTGTAGACGTAAACACCGCCGTAACCGGAGTTCCAGTGGCGGAGGGTCTGAATCTGATCGAAGATGGTTTCCGCCTGCTTGACCAGCATCTCTTCAATATGCTGTTTTTCATATGTAATGACCTGCCAGGTAACGATGCCCCCGCAAAGCCCGAGTACGGTCAGAATTACCAGATTGATTTTGGTGATGATCGAGAGTGAGTGCATCATACTATGAGTTTAGCACAGTTGGTGGCTGAGCGGGCGCCGAACAGAAGGAGTGTTTGGCGGCTTTCTTATTCCAACGTCTGAGCTAAACTGGCCGTGGCTATAGCTGATGAGCAAGAGGGGGCGTCATATGAGTGGAGTCAAGGTTATCGGAGAGGCGCTGGCCAATATGCCGTGGCAGGAGAGGCCAGAGGACTCTAACGAGGTGGTCTGGCGTTATAGCGAAAATCCGATCATTCCGCGCAATCCTTTCCCCGGAGCCAACAGCACCTTTAACAGTGCAGCTGTCGCCTTTAACGGTAAGTTTGCCGGTGTATTCCGTTGTGACTCCACTGCACGAGAGATGCAGATTCATGTCGGTTTCAGTGATGATGGCATCAACTGGCAGATCAATCCTGAACGTATCGAGTTTATCAACGAAGATCCTGAGGTGACACGCTGGGAGTACGCCTATGATCCGCGTGTGGTGTGGATCGAGGATCGCTACTACATCACCTGGTGCAATGGTTATCACGGCCCGACCATCGGTGTGGCCTGGACAAAAGATTTTCAAACCTTCCATCAGCTGGAAAATGCATTTCTGATATTCAACCGCAACGGTGTGCTCTTTCCGCGCCGGATTAACGGCAAATATATGATGCTCTCACGCCCCAGCGATAACGGCCACACCCCCTTTGGCGATATCTTTCTCAGCCAGAGTCCTGATATGGAGCATTGGGGTTGTCATCGCCACGTCATGGGCACAACCGATGGCTGGCAATCGACCAAGATCGGAGCAGGGCCGATTCCCATTGAGACCAGCGAAGGGTGGCTGATGATCTATCACGGTGTACTCACCTCCTGTAACGGTTTTGTCTACAGCTTTGGTGCAGCCCTGCTTGATCTCGATGCGCCGTGGAAGGTTCTCTATCGCTCGAAAAACTTTCTTATTGCTCCCTGGCAGCAGTATGAGTGTGTGGGTGATGTACCCAATGTCACCTTCCCGTGTGCAGCCCTGACCGATGCGCCAACAGGCCGTATCGCCATCTACTACGGCTGTGCCGATACGGTGACCGGCCTCTGCTTTACCACGGCGCAGGCGGTGATCGATCATCTTAAGGCGGGCAACTAAGTTTTGACCACAGACGCTGACTCTTCAGCAGAGGGGAAGGCCGCTCCTGCTACCGGCAGACTGCCGGTAAAAACCAAGCTCGGCTGGGGTGTGGGTGGTTTCGGTGAGAATATCGCCAACTCCGCCATCCTCTCGCTGGTCTTTCCGATCTTTAATGTTGCACTCGGTTTCAGCACGCTGGCTATCGGGCTGGCGATGGCGATTTCACGTATTGCTGATGCCATTCTTGATCCGATTATCGGAAATCTGACTGATAATACGCAGTCGCGCTGGGGACGACGCAGGCCGTGGATGTTTGTCGGTTCGATTCTGATGACCCTCTTCTTCTCTGCTGTCTGGTTCCTGCCGACCCTGATGCCGCAACTGCCCAGGCTGGTGACAGTGCATCTCACGCAAACTGCTCAAGTTCACAACCATGCCTCTGCCAACCAACTGCATGATTCGCTCTCCTGGTACGGCGTTTCAACTAAAGATGTGCGGCTCTCACCCGAAAAGAGTTCGGGAAGTTTCAATGTTCTCCTCAACAGAGCACCGGAATCAGCCACTGAATTCACAGTTGAGCTGGTGAGCAATGGTGAAGACCAGAGAGGTCTGACCATCACCCCGTCACAACTCACCTTTGACCCGCAAAATTGGCAGAAGCCGCAGACGGTAACGGTTACTGCATCGATCTCAGGAACGGCTGATCGCACCACAGGGCTGCGTATTCTACCCACGGCTGATCTTCTGCATTCACCGTTCTTACACCAGTTCGGTATCACCTCACACTCATCGCTACAGATGTTCGGCGGTTTTGCACTGCTCTGCCTGCTCTTCTATTTCAGCTTCTCGGTGTTTGTCATTCCATATTCAGGATTGGGAATCGAGCTGACCGATGATTATGCCGAACGCACCAATCTGCAGATCTACCGTCTGGTCGCCTCGTTCTGTGCCAGTCTGCTGGTCGGTTATCTCTACCTCTGGTCACAGATGGCCGGGGCCTGGCTGGGTGGTGATGAGGTGTTGGGTGTGCGGGTGGTGGGTTTATGTATCGGTCTGTTGGTGCTGATCTCCACCATGCTACCGGCCATATTGTGTCGTGAACGTTTTGCAGCCATAGAACGCAAAAAAGAGCATCTCTCACTGCTGATGGCGATCAAACTGACGGCGGTGAACAGAAGTTTCCGCATGTTGATGGGGTCGGTATTCGCGGTGTTTATGGGGCTTTTCTTCTCGCTGCCGTTTATGACCTATATCGGCATCTATTATGTCTGTCAGGGTGATAAGATGCTGGCGGCAGAGATTGGTGGTGTGATGACCGTGGTGCAGGTGACCGGCCAGTTTCTCGCCATGCCGCTGATCTCATGGGCTAGTGAGCGGGTGGATAAGAAAGTCATTCTCTTTACCGGGCTGTTCATCTCCATCATCGGTTACGCCTCAAGCTGGTGGCTGTTCACGCCGGAGAACCCGTGGCTGCAGATTATTCCTGTGGTGGTAGCGGCATGGGGTCTGTGCGCCTGCTGGGCGGTCAATGGCTCCTTTGCAGCTGATATCTGTGATGAGGATGAGCTTAATACCGGCCATCGCCGTGAGGGGGTCTACAGCGCGGTCTTTGCACTGGTCTATAAATCCGCTATCGGCATCGTTGCTTTGGGAAGTGGTGCACTGCTGGCCTGGGCGGGCGTGGCAGGGCAGGAGAGTATGCTGCCAGCCGAAACCCTGCTCACCGTGCGCATCGCTTATCTGGCTATTCCGGTCGGTTTCCTCTCTCTGGCTATTATCTCGATGTGGTACTACCCGCTTACCCGTGAGCGGGTCGAGGCGATTCAGTCACAACTACGTGCTCCGCAGCAGGATGCCGGGGTGAAATGATTCACTATCTCAGCCTGGGTGTTGTTCTCGGTCTCTATGCAGGTTTAACCCCCGGCCCTCTGCTGACACTGGTGATCTCTGAGACTCTGCAACACGATTTCAAAGCCGGTTTTAAAGTTGCCATTGCGCCGATCATTAGTGATGCACCCATTATTCTGCTGTCGCTGTTTGTGATGCAGCAACTGGCCAACCTTGAACAGGTGCTGGCTCTGATCTCATTGACGGGTGGCGTTTTTATCTCCTGGCTGGCTTATCAAAGTGTTCGTTTTCAGGGTGTGAAACTGCATCTGCAACCCGTTAAATCCGATGCACTGCGTAGAGGCGTGCTGGTCAATCTGCTCAGCCCATACCCCTATCTGTTCTGGTTGAGCGTGGGAGCACCACTGATCAACAAAGCGCAAAGCGAACATACCATGGCACCGGCACTGTTTATTCTCGGTTTTTATTCGCTGCTGGTCGGCCTGAAAATTCTGCTGGCCTACTGGGTTGGTCAATCCAGATCCTTTCTGCAGGGCTCCAGCTACATT is part of the Mariprofundus sp. NF genome and harbors:
- a CDS encoding cyclic nucleotide-binding domain-containing protein, whose product is MSTQPLDHAFEASIKSNSQYRRFSALPLCADLSDDESMQLFSSLESRLISAGSVVYEAESLSDQTIYLITDGCASVSRPGHNIYAQLHAGDHFGLYSFLDDERQHAATIKAVTDLELLTINRVYFDLITLEEPQLGNQILRFMFHLLSGRTLEVRCEYASMHEFETAGDD
- a CDS encoding response regulator, with the translated sequence MLELDDDSFQYHEIMSDKEKYKSGADILIVEDDESIARLINLHLQAAGYSTYCCGDGDSALECIRDGSWRLVVLDRMLPGVSGMKVLRKIRKSSTHANVPVLMVTALSQASERVHGLNEGADDYLAKPFEPAELVARVKALLRRNRFVEKGTAVTNPIQLDPESPVVFEGDQRVELRPLEYKLLKILMEKPGKTRSREYLLDHVWGRDVFVEARTVDVTVKRLRKALKQIGRKKCVETVRSMGYRFIAPVE
- a CDS encoding cell wall metabolism sensor histidine kinase WalK, producing MTAGLILLIIGMVSIWVVSAQRTRKELEEAHAELDLLRETSGGLKETLEIRGRRLDVLLSSVSEAVMRVDSLGRVTSANQRAAELFKMATGPELPQSMLVFIRDPDWYRAFSTALKTQANDLHLPDIEVADRVLAPRLAFLGKDQALLLCMDVTERDKQERQQRQFLSNLKHDLKTPLTSLLGYARSLESFGHDPEFRAEAAKVIADEAKHVNQLLDSLLTLDQIEFAHRHDIIASDPLDVFQKVKDVLVPRLLAKGLSIELTHCGEMGDLLIAEHDFERVLLNILENAQRYSPDDGLIRVDMKMDGALAEIVVEDQGPGIPEKDLAKVTERFYRVDQARRRRKDGGHGLGLAIVKEMLEVHDGSLELANLTPRGLSAKITLPTEIDDASE
- a CDS encoding diguanylate cyclase; its protein translation is MMHSLSIITKINLVILTVLGLCGGIVTWQVITYEKQHIEEMLVKQAETIFDQIQTLRHWNSGYGGVYVYKQPDMEANPYLYKVRPASNKKRPVEPEITDSRGRKLILKNPELMAMEIAEQSKKEHKTIFHLSSLSPINPKNAPDDFERRALRAFEAGNSKVFKSFLNGGNPYFRYMRALKSEESCLTCHGFQGHKLGDVRGGISIEIPMQEELAHAEGKQVVIIAYAIAIYLVVALALTVTIRRLVSTPVNRIIAFSKGLESEDDELLPENGRNDEIGILGHSLATTKKRILRQQLALREKAEELDLSRRTDPLTGANNRQHFILEMPRIMDRANRDNSPTSVLMVDIDHFKEINDSYGHAIGDRVLQQMVEHMLQETRSYDMLVRYGGEEFLVVMPNTETHSAVEVAERIRKSMESCHCVVAGDKTVLYTVSIGVYTSMQEEIDQMLLKVDDAMYRAKEGGRNRVVNTA
- a CDS encoding glycoside hydrolase family 130 protein, whose amino-acid sequence is MSGVKVIGEALANMPWQERPEDSNEVVWRYSENPIIPRNPFPGANSTFNSAAVAFNGKFAGVFRCDSTAREMQIHVGFSDDGINWQINPERIEFINEDPEVTRWEYAYDPRVVWIEDRYYITWCNGYHGPTIGVAWTKDFQTFHQLENAFLIFNRNGVLFPRRINGKYMMLSRPSDNGHTPFGDIFLSQSPDMEHWGCHRHVMGTTDGWQSTKIGAGPIPIETSEGWLMIYHGVLTSCNGFVYSFGAALLDLDAPWKVLYRSKNFLIAPWQQYECVGDVPNVTFPCAALTDAPTGRIAIYYGCADTVTGLCFTTAQAVIDHLKAGN
- a CDS encoding MFS transporter — encoded protein: MTTDADSSAEGKAAPATGRLPVKTKLGWGVGGFGENIANSAILSLVFPIFNVALGFSTLAIGLAMAISRIADAILDPIIGNLTDNTQSRWGRRRPWMFVGSILMTLFFSAVWFLPTLMPQLPRLVTVHLTQTAQVHNHASANQLHDSLSWYGVSTKDVRLSPEKSSGSFNVLLNRAPESATEFTVELVSNGEDQRGLTITPSQLTFDPQNWQKPQTVTVTASISGTADRTTGLRILPTADLLHSPFLHQFGITSHSSLQMFGGFALLCLLFYFSFSVFVIPYSGLGIELTDDYAERTNLQIYRLVASFCASLLVGYLYLWSQMAGAWLGGDEVLGVRVVGLCIGLLVLISTMLPAILCRERFAAIERKKEHLSLLMAIKLTAVNRSFRMLMGSVFAVFMGLFFSLPFMTYIGIYYVCQGDKMLAAEIGGVMTVVQVTGQFLAMPLISWASERVDKKVILFTGLFISIIGYASSWWLFTPENPWLQIIPVVVAAWGLCACWAVNGSFAADICDEDELNTGHRREGVYSAVFALVYKSAIGIVALGSGALLAWAGVAGQESMLPAETLLTVRIAYLAIPVGFLSLAIISMWYYPLTRERVEAIQSQLRAPQQDAGVK
- a CDS encoding LysE family translocator — protein: MIHYLSLGVVLGLYAGLTPGPLLTLVISETLQHDFKAGFKVAIAPIISDAPIILLSLFVMQQLANLEQVLALISLTGGVFISWLAYQSVRFQGVKLHLQPVKSDALRRGVLVNLLSPYPYLFWLSVGAPLINKAQSEHTMAPALFILGFYSLLVGLKILLAYWVGQSRSFLQGSSYIYTVRFLGLILFALAFSLFSDAYAFWGQHAATLAS